The Magnolia sinica isolate HGM2019 chromosome 10, MsV1, whole genome shotgun sequence genome includes a window with the following:
- the LOC131217451 gene encoding pumilio homolog 5-like isoform X7 → MQLNCNCELYFRKSDQLLPAGFQGRMATESPMLLVGSSGASKWPSSKEAMAFKSSSNNVAPQDLGLLLRRHRISGNGRDVVPNRTGSAPPSIEGSFAAIRNLISQQNSNLEGSVASLNSATENCESEEQLRADPAYLAYYWANINLNPRLPPPLISREKQRLVHHIGGFGDNRKLTSFDDNSSGSFYLPRAALSTHREEPEDERSPRQASEDWAERNAEFLSGHFTTSLAGRHKSLVDLIQEDFPRTPSPVYNQLCSSSHAAEEEIGDPDDFVNPLNDSSTSTTRVQESNMTSIGVLASTSTLGDMTGSSLLGLKGESNSLDVHVDVDINAIQSEMKVFSISDLPDAEGHGSQPEWKHPQPHNFPRHQLHSQRSTACQLQGVLSQMTSQGMHHFYDGMDHISHGQSKHPTVEVWPVLQTSGISTPLYATTTATSYMASGSPFYPNLEPSSLFTPQYSIGGYALNATLLPPFVAGYPPPSAIPMAFNNSAGPSFSSRSANQLVGESVAPGVDLQHPYKFYGQFGLAPPFVNPFHMHYFQHPSEDAYSAAGQYDSLAPRIDIVESHDAFDLQKGPPLAAIAAGQTSQFPRSGALSIPSMRKAGMASSNSYESPPGMGVLMQYPASPLLSPVLPGSPMATVRLPGRTTDNFRFPMGLNRSIGEYSGWQRQKGIEKFDDPKSYSFPEDLKSSKAHKFELSDIAGRIVEFSADQHGSRFIQQKLENCSAEEKASVLEEVLPHASMLMTDVFGNYVIQKFLEHGSHNHRRELADQLAGRILPLSLQMYGCRVIQKALEVIEINQKINLVLELDGHVMQCVHDQNGNHVIQKCIECMPTEKIGFIISAFHGQVATLSTHPYGCRVIQRILEHCTDEKQTQYIVDEILQSASSLAQDQYGNYVTQHVLEKGKPHERSQIITKLAGHVVHMSQHKFASNVIEKCLEHGDSTERELLIEEIVGQTEGNDNLLKPTLQNHEDMTGKINLKFQHWKSKGISKMQYTCTGQNLC, encoded by the exons ATGCAACTCAACTGCAACTGCGAATTATATTTCAGAAAGAGTGACCAGCTTTTACCAGCGGGGTTTCAAG gTAGAATGGCAACCGAAAGTCCAATGTTATTGGTGGGAAGCAGTGGAGCTAGTAAGTGGCCCTCATCTAAGGAGGCCATGGCATTCAAGTCATCATCAAATAATGTGGCACCACAAGATTTGGGTTTGCTTTTGAGGAGGCATAGGATTAGTGGGAACGGGAGGGATGTGGTCCCCAATAGGACTGGAAGTGCACCACCAAGCATAGAAGGATCATTTGCAGCTATTAGGAACCTTATTAGTCAGCAGAACTCCAATCTGGAAGGAAGTGTGGCGAGTTTAAACAGTGCAACTGAAAATTGTGAGTCTGAGGAGCAACTCCGTGCCGATCCAGCCTACCTGGCATACTACTGGGCTAATATTAATTTGAATCCAAGGCTTCCTCCACCTCTTATTTCAAGGGAGAAGCAGCGGCTAGTTCACCATATTGGTGGTTTTGGGGATAATCGGAAATTGACTTCCTTTGATGACAACAGCAGTGGATCCTTTTACTTGCCTCGAGCTGCCCTCTCTACTCATAGAGAGGAGCCTGAGGATGAGAGGTCACCTAGACAGGCTTCTGAAGATTGGGCAGAAAGGAATGCCGAGTTTTTGTCTGGACACTTCACAACTTCCTTGGCAGGGCGTCACAAAAGTCTGGTGGATTTGATTCAG GAAGACTTTCCTCGCACCCCATCTCCTGTATATAATCAGCTGTGTTCCTCTAGTCATGCAGCAGAAGAGGAAATAGGTGATCCGGATGATTTTGTCAACCCTTTAAATGATTCTTCTACCAGTACAACTAGAGTACAGGAATCGAACATGACTTCTATAGGTGTCCTTGCAAGTACATCTACTCTGGGTGACATGACAGGAAGCTCACTTCTTGGCCTTAAAGGAGAATCAAACAGTCTTGATGTTCATGTGGATGTTGATATCAACGCTATTCAATCCGAAATGAAGGTTTTTAGTATATCTGACCTGCCCGATGCAGAGGGTCATGGAAGTCAACCAGAATGGAAACATCCCCAACCGCATAATTTTCCGCGACACCAATTGCATTCGCAACGCAGCACTGCATGTCAACTTCAGGGTGTCCTCTCTCAGATGACTTCCCAAGGAATGCACCATTTCTATGATGGCATGGATCATATATCGCATGGTCAATCCAAGCATCCCACAGTTGAGGTATGGCCAGTACTTCAGACTTCTGGAATATCAACTCCTTTGTATGCAACTACAACTGCAACTTCTTATATGGCCTCTGGAAGTCCTTTTTACCCTAATTTGGAACCTTCAAGCCTATTTACTCCCCAGTATAGCATAGGTGGATATGCTTTGAATGCCACACTTCTGCCTCCATTTGTTGCTGGATACCCACCTCCTAGTGCTATTCCCATGGCTTTCAACAACTCTGCTGGTCCAAGTTTTAGTTCTCGTTCTGCCAATCAATTGGTTGGGGAAAGTGTTGCACCTGGCGTTGATCTGCAACACCCGTACAAGTTTTATGGGCAATTTGGGTTGGCTCCACCTTTTGTTAATCCTTTTCATATGCATTACTTTCAGCATCCTTCTGAGGATGCATACAGTGCTGCAGGTCAGTATGATTCATTGGCACCAAGGATCGATATTGTAGAAAGTCATGATGCTTTTGATTTGCAGAAAGGGCCTCCCCTAGCTGCAATTGCAGCTGGTCAGACATCCCAATTTCCAAGAAGTGGAGCTCTGAGCATTCCAAGCATGAGAAAAGCAGGAATGGCCAGTTCAAATTCTTATGAAAGCCCCCCAGGCATGGGTGTTCTGATGCAATACCCTGCTTCTCCTCTTTTAAGTCCTGTACTACCAGGATCACCAATGGCTACAGTGAGGCTTCCGGGGAGGACAACTGACAATTTCAGGTTTCCGATGGGCTTGAATAGAAGTATCGGAGAATATTCTGGATGGCAAAGACAGAaaggaattgaaaagtttgacGACCCAAAATCATATTCATTTCCTGAAGACTTGAAATCCAGTAAAGCCCACAAATTTGAGCTGTCTGATATTGCCGGACGTATTGTTGAATTCAG TGCTGACCAACATGGGAGTCGGTTTATTCAGCAGAAGTTGGAAAACTGTAGTGCTGAAGAGAAGGCATCTGTTTTGGAAGAAGTTCTACCACATGCTTCAATGTTGATGACTGACGTTTTTGGAAATTATGTCATTCAGAAG TTTCTTGAGCATGGAAGCCATAACCACAGGAGAGAACTTGCTGATCAACTTGCTGGCCGTATTTTGCCTTTGAGCCTTCAAATGTACGGGTGTCGTGTAATTCAGAAG GCACTTGAAGTTATTGAGATCAATCAGAAAATAAACCTTGTTCTTGAACTTGATGGACATGTTATGCAATGTGTGCATGATCAAAACGGAAACCATGTAATACAGAAATGCATTGAATGCATGCCAACAGAGAAAATTGGGTTTATCATTTCTGCTTTCCATGGTCAAGTTGCAACTCTGTCCACACATCCTTATGGTTGCCGAGTTATCCAG AGAATTCTGGAGCATTGCACTGATGAGAAGCAAACTCAATACATAGTGGATGAGATCTTGCAATCTGCTAGTTCTCTTGCCCAGGACCAGTATGGCAATTACGTTACCCAG CATGTTCTAGAGAAGGGGAAACCTCACGAAAGAAGCCAGATTATTACCAAATTGGCTGGGCATGTTGTACACATGAGCCAGCATAAATTTGCATCGAATGTAATTGAGAAGTGTTTGGAGCATGGTGATTCAACAGAAAGAGAACTCTTGATTGAGGAAATTGTTGGACAAACAGAGGGAAACGATAATTTATTG AAGCCCACACTTCAGAACCATGAGGACATGACAGGAAAGATCAACTTAAAATTTCAACACTGGAAAAGCAAAGGAATCTCTAAGATGCAGTATACCTGTACAGGTCAGAACTTGTGTTAG
- the LOC131217451 gene encoding pumilio homolog 5-like isoform X3, with protein MQLNCNCELYFRKSDQLLPAGFQGRMATESPMLLVGSSGASKWPSSKEAMAFKSSSNNVAPQDLGLLLRRHRISGNGRDVVPNRTGSAPPSIEGSFAAIRNLISQQNSNLEGSVASLNSATENCESEEQLRADPAYLAYYWANINLNPRLPPPLISREKQRLVHHIGGFGDNRKLTSFDDNSSGSFYLPRAALSTHREEPEDERSPRQASEDWAERNAEFLSGHFTTSLAGRHKSLVDLIQEDFPRTPSPVYNQLCSSSHAAEEEIGDPDDFVNPLNDSSTSTTRVQESNMTSIGVLASTSTLGDMTGSSLLGLKGESNSLDVHVDVDINAIQSEMKVFSISDLPDAEGHGSQPEWKHPQPHNFPRHQLHSQRSTACQLQGVLSQMTSQGMHHFYDGMDHISHGQSKHPTVEVWPVLQTSGISTPLYATTTATSYMASGSPFYPNLEPSSLFTPQYSIGGYALNATLLPPFVAGYPPPSAIPMAFNNSAGPSFSSRSANQLVGESVAPGVDLQHPYKFYGQFGLAPPFVNPFHMHYFQHPSEDAYSAAGQYDSLAPRIDIVESHDAFDLQKGPPLAAIAAGQTSQFPRSGALSIPSMRKAGMASSNSYESPPGMGVLMQYPASPLLSPVLPGSPMATVRLPGRTTDNFRFPMGLNRSIGEYSGWQRQKGIEKFDDPKSYSFPEDLKSSKAHKFELSDIAGRIVEFSADQHGSRFIQQKLENCSAEEKASVLEEVLPHASMLMTDVFGNYVIQKFLEHGSHNHRRELADQLAGRILPLSLQMYGCRVIQKALEVIEINQKINLVLELDGHVMQCVHDQNGNHVIQKCIECMPTEKIGFIISAFHGQVATLSTHPYGCRVIQRILEHCTDEKQTQYIVDEILQSASSLAQDQYGNYVTQHVLEKGKPHERSQIITKLAGHVVHMSQHKFASNVIEKCLEHGDSTERELLIEEIVGQTEGNDNLLTMMKDQFANYVVQKILETCTDKQREILLNRIRVHLHALKKYTYGKHIVARAEQLFVAHPS; from the exons ATGCAACTCAACTGCAACTGCGAATTATATTTCAGAAAGAGTGACCAGCTTTTACCAGCGGGGTTTCAAG gTAGAATGGCAACCGAAAGTCCAATGTTATTGGTGGGAAGCAGTGGAGCTAGTAAGTGGCCCTCATCTAAGGAGGCCATGGCATTCAAGTCATCATCAAATAATGTGGCACCACAAGATTTGGGTTTGCTTTTGAGGAGGCATAGGATTAGTGGGAACGGGAGGGATGTGGTCCCCAATAGGACTGGAAGTGCACCACCAAGCATAGAAGGATCATTTGCAGCTATTAGGAACCTTATTAGTCAGCAGAACTCCAATCTGGAAGGAAGTGTGGCGAGTTTAAACAGTGCAACTGAAAATTGTGAGTCTGAGGAGCAACTCCGTGCCGATCCAGCCTACCTGGCATACTACTGGGCTAATATTAATTTGAATCCAAGGCTTCCTCCACCTCTTATTTCAAGGGAGAAGCAGCGGCTAGTTCACCATATTGGTGGTTTTGGGGATAATCGGAAATTGACTTCCTTTGATGACAACAGCAGTGGATCCTTTTACTTGCCTCGAGCTGCCCTCTCTACTCATAGAGAGGAGCCTGAGGATGAGAGGTCACCTAGACAGGCTTCTGAAGATTGGGCAGAAAGGAATGCCGAGTTTTTGTCTGGACACTTCACAACTTCCTTGGCAGGGCGTCACAAAAGTCTGGTGGATTTGATTCAG GAAGACTTTCCTCGCACCCCATCTCCTGTATATAATCAGCTGTGTTCCTCTAGTCATGCAGCAGAAGAGGAAATAGGTGATCCGGATGATTTTGTCAACCCTTTAAATGATTCTTCTACCAGTACAACTAGAGTACAGGAATCGAACATGACTTCTATAGGTGTCCTTGCAAGTACATCTACTCTGGGTGACATGACAGGAAGCTCACTTCTTGGCCTTAAAGGAGAATCAAACAGTCTTGATGTTCATGTGGATGTTGATATCAACGCTATTCAATCCGAAATGAAGGTTTTTAGTATATCTGACCTGCCCGATGCAGAGGGTCATGGAAGTCAACCAGAATGGAAACATCCCCAACCGCATAATTTTCCGCGACACCAATTGCATTCGCAACGCAGCACTGCATGTCAACTTCAGGGTGTCCTCTCTCAGATGACTTCCCAAGGAATGCACCATTTCTATGATGGCATGGATCATATATCGCATGGTCAATCCAAGCATCCCACAGTTGAGGTATGGCCAGTACTTCAGACTTCTGGAATATCAACTCCTTTGTATGCAACTACAACTGCAACTTCTTATATGGCCTCTGGAAGTCCTTTTTACCCTAATTTGGAACCTTCAAGCCTATTTACTCCCCAGTATAGCATAGGTGGATATGCTTTGAATGCCACACTTCTGCCTCCATTTGTTGCTGGATACCCACCTCCTAGTGCTATTCCCATGGCTTTCAACAACTCTGCTGGTCCAAGTTTTAGTTCTCGTTCTGCCAATCAATTGGTTGGGGAAAGTGTTGCACCTGGCGTTGATCTGCAACACCCGTACAAGTTTTATGGGCAATTTGGGTTGGCTCCACCTTTTGTTAATCCTTTTCATATGCATTACTTTCAGCATCCTTCTGAGGATGCATACAGTGCTGCAGGTCAGTATGATTCATTGGCACCAAGGATCGATATTGTAGAAAGTCATGATGCTTTTGATTTGCAGAAAGGGCCTCCCCTAGCTGCAATTGCAGCTGGTCAGACATCCCAATTTCCAAGAAGTGGAGCTCTGAGCATTCCAAGCATGAGAAAAGCAGGAATGGCCAGTTCAAATTCTTATGAAAGCCCCCCAGGCATGGGTGTTCTGATGCAATACCCTGCTTCTCCTCTTTTAAGTCCTGTACTACCAGGATCACCAATGGCTACAGTGAGGCTTCCGGGGAGGACAACTGACAATTTCAGGTTTCCGATGGGCTTGAATAGAAGTATCGGAGAATATTCTGGATGGCAAAGACAGAaaggaattgaaaagtttgacGACCCAAAATCATATTCATTTCCTGAAGACTTGAAATCCAGTAAAGCCCACAAATTTGAGCTGTCTGATATTGCCGGACGTATTGTTGAATTCAG TGCTGACCAACATGGGAGTCGGTTTATTCAGCAGAAGTTGGAAAACTGTAGTGCTGAAGAGAAGGCATCTGTTTTGGAAGAAGTTCTACCACATGCTTCAATGTTGATGACTGACGTTTTTGGAAATTATGTCATTCAGAAG TTTCTTGAGCATGGAAGCCATAACCACAGGAGAGAACTTGCTGATCAACTTGCTGGCCGTATTTTGCCTTTGAGCCTTCAAATGTACGGGTGTCGTGTAATTCAGAAG GCACTTGAAGTTATTGAGATCAATCAGAAAATAAACCTTGTTCTTGAACTTGATGGACATGTTATGCAATGTGTGCATGATCAAAACGGAAACCATGTAATACAGAAATGCATTGAATGCATGCCAACAGAGAAAATTGGGTTTATCATTTCTGCTTTCCATGGTCAAGTTGCAACTCTGTCCACACATCCTTATGGTTGCCGAGTTATCCAG AGAATTCTGGAGCATTGCACTGATGAGAAGCAAACTCAATACATAGTGGATGAGATCTTGCAATCTGCTAGTTCTCTTGCCCAGGACCAGTATGGCAATTACGTTACCCAG CATGTTCTAGAGAAGGGGAAACCTCACGAAAGAAGCCAGATTATTACCAAATTGGCTGGGCATGTTGTACACATGAGCCAGCATAAATTTGCATCGAATGTAATTGAGAAGTGTTTGGAGCATGGTGATTCAACAGAAAGAGAACTCTTGATTGAGGAAATTGTTGGACAAACAGAGGGAAACGATAATTTATTG ACAATGATGAAGGACCAGTTTGCAAATTATGTGGTCCAGAAGATTCTTGAGACATGTACTGATAAGCAAAGAGAAATATTGCTTAATCGTATAAGAGTCCACCTTCATGCATTGAAGAAATACACATATGGGAAACATATTGTTGCTCGGGCTGAACAATTGTTTGTAG CACATCCAAGCTGA
- the LOC131217451 gene encoding pumilio homolog 5-like isoform X2, which produces MQLNCNCELYFRKSDQLLPAGFQGRMATESPMLLVGSSGASKWPSSKEAMAFKSSSNNVAPQDLGLLLRRHRISGNGRDVVPNRTGSAPPSIEGSFAAIRNLISQQNSNLEGSVASLNSATENCESEEQLRADPAYLAYYWANINLNPRLPPPLISREKQRLVHHIGGFGDNRKLTSFDDNSSGSFYLPRAALSTHREEPEDERSPRQASEDWAERNAEFLSGHFTTSLAGRHKSLVDLIQEDFPRTPSPVYNQLCSSSHAAEEEIGDPDDFVNPLNDSSTSTTRVQESNMTSIGVLASTSTLGDMTGSSLLGLKGESNSLDVHVDVDINAIQSEMKVFSISDLPDAEGHGSQPEWKHPQPHNFPRHQLHSQRSTACQLQGVLSQMTSQGMHHFYDGMDHISHGQSKHPTVEVWPVLQTSGISTPLYATTTATSYMASGSPFYPNLEPSSLFTPQYSIGGYALNATLLPPFVAGYPPPSAIPMAFNNSAGPSFSSRSANQLVGESVAPGVDLQHPYKFYGQFGLAPPFVNPFHMHYFQHPSEDAYSAAGQYDSLAPRIDIVESHDAFDLQKGPPLAAIAAGQTSQFPRSGALSIPSMRKAGMASSNSYESPPGMGVLMQYPASPLLSPVLPGSPMATVRLPGRTTDNFRFPMGLNRSIGEYSGWQRQKGIEKFDDPKSYSFPEDLKSSKAHKFELSDIAGRIVEFSADQHGSRFIQQKLENCSAEEKASVLEEVLPHASMLMTDVFGNYVIQKFLEHGSHNHRRELADQLAGRILPLSLQMYGCRVIQKALEVIEINQKINLVLELDGHVMQCVHDQNGNHVIQKCIECMPTEKIGFIISAFHGQVATLSTHPYGCRVIQRILEHCTDEKQTQYIVDEILQSASSLAQDQYGNYVTQHVLEKGKPHERSQIITKLAGHVVHMSQHKFASNVIEKCLEHGDSTERELLIEEIVGQTEGNDNLLTMMKDQFANYVVQKILETCTDKQREILLNRIRVHLHALKKYTYGKHIVARAEQLFVEAHTSEP; this is translated from the exons ATGCAACTCAACTGCAACTGCGAATTATATTTCAGAAAGAGTGACCAGCTTTTACCAGCGGGGTTTCAAG gTAGAATGGCAACCGAAAGTCCAATGTTATTGGTGGGAAGCAGTGGAGCTAGTAAGTGGCCCTCATCTAAGGAGGCCATGGCATTCAAGTCATCATCAAATAATGTGGCACCACAAGATTTGGGTTTGCTTTTGAGGAGGCATAGGATTAGTGGGAACGGGAGGGATGTGGTCCCCAATAGGACTGGAAGTGCACCACCAAGCATAGAAGGATCATTTGCAGCTATTAGGAACCTTATTAGTCAGCAGAACTCCAATCTGGAAGGAAGTGTGGCGAGTTTAAACAGTGCAACTGAAAATTGTGAGTCTGAGGAGCAACTCCGTGCCGATCCAGCCTACCTGGCATACTACTGGGCTAATATTAATTTGAATCCAAGGCTTCCTCCACCTCTTATTTCAAGGGAGAAGCAGCGGCTAGTTCACCATATTGGTGGTTTTGGGGATAATCGGAAATTGACTTCCTTTGATGACAACAGCAGTGGATCCTTTTACTTGCCTCGAGCTGCCCTCTCTACTCATAGAGAGGAGCCTGAGGATGAGAGGTCACCTAGACAGGCTTCTGAAGATTGGGCAGAAAGGAATGCCGAGTTTTTGTCTGGACACTTCACAACTTCCTTGGCAGGGCGTCACAAAAGTCTGGTGGATTTGATTCAG GAAGACTTTCCTCGCACCCCATCTCCTGTATATAATCAGCTGTGTTCCTCTAGTCATGCAGCAGAAGAGGAAATAGGTGATCCGGATGATTTTGTCAACCCTTTAAATGATTCTTCTACCAGTACAACTAGAGTACAGGAATCGAACATGACTTCTATAGGTGTCCTTGCAAGTACATCTACTCTGGGTGACATGACAGGAAGCTCACTTCTTGGCCTTAAAGGAGAATCAAACAGTCTTGATGTTCATGTGGATGTTGATATCAACGCTATTCAATCCGAAATGAAGGTTTTTAGTATATCTGACCTGCCCGATGCAGAGGGTCATGGAAGTCAACCAGAATGGAAACATCCCCAACCGCATAATTTTCCGCGACACCAATTGCATTCGCAACGCAGCACTGCATGTCAACTTCAGGGTGTCCTCTCTCAGATGACTTCCCAAGGAATGCACCATTTCTATGATGGCATGGATCATATATCGCATGGTCAATCCAAGCATCCCACAGTTGAGGTATGGCCAGTACTTCAGACTTCTGGAATATCAACTCCTTTGTATGCAACTACAACTGCAACTTCTTATATGGCCTCTGGAAGTCCTTTTTACCCTAATTTGGAACCTTCAAGCCTATTTACTCCCCAGTATAGCATAGGTGGATATGCTTTGAATGCCACACTTCTGCCTCCATTTGTTGCTGGATACCCACCTCCTAGTGCTATTCCCATGGCTTTCAACAACTCTGCTGGTCCAAGTTTTAGTTCTCGTTCTGCCAATCAATTGGTTGGGGAAAGTGTTGCACCTGGCGTTGATCTGCAACACCCGTACAAGTTTTATGGGCAATTTGGGTTGGCTCCACCTTTTGTTAATCCTTTTCATATGCATTACTTTCAGCATCCTTCTGAGGATGCATACAGTGCTGCAGGTCAGTATGATTCATTGGCACCAAGGATCGATATTGTAGAAAGTCATGATGCTTTTGATTTGCAGAAAGGGCCTCCCCTAGCTGCAATTGCAGCTGGTCAGACATCCCAATTTCCAAGAAGTGGAGCTCTGAGCATTCCAAGCATGAGAAAAGCAGGAATGGCCAGTTCAAATTCTTATGAAAGCCCCCCAGGCATGGGTGTTCTGATGCAATACCCTGCTTCTCCTCTTTTAAGTCCTGTACTACCAGGATCACCAATGGCTACAGTGAGGCTTCCGGGGAGGACAACTGACAATTTCAGGTTTCCGATGGGCTTGAATAGAAGTATCGGAGAATATTCTGGATGGCAAAGACAGAaaggaattgaaaagtttgacGACCCAAAATCATATTCATTTCCTGAAGACTTGAAATCCAGTAAAGCCCACAAATTTGAGCTGTCTGATATTGCCGGACGTATTGTTGAATTCAG TGCTGACCAACATGGGAGTCGGTTTATTCAGCAGAAGTTGGAAAACTGTAGTGCTGAAGAGAAGGCATCTGTTTTGGAAGAAGTTCTACCACATGCTTCAATGTTGATGACTGACGTTTTTGGAAATTATGTCATTCAGAAG TTTCTTGAGCATGGAAGCCATAACCACAGGAGAGAACTTGCTGATCAACTTGCTGGCCGTATTTTGCCTTTGAGCCTTCAAATGTACGGGTGTCGTGTAATTCAGAAG GCACTTGAAGTTATTGAGATCAATCAGAAAATAAACCTTGTTCTTGAACTTGATGGACATGTTATGCAATGTGTGCATGATCAAAACGGAAACCATGTAATACAGAAATGCATTGAATGCATGCCAACAGAGAAAATTGGGTTTATCATTTCTGCTTTCCATGGTCAAGTTGCAACTCTGTCCACACATCCTTATGGTTGCCGAGTTATCCAG AGAATTCTGGAGCATTGCACTGATGAGAAGCAAACTCAATACATAGTGGATGAGATCTTGCAATCTGCTAGTTCTCTTGCCCAGGACCAGTATGGCAATTACGTTACCCAG CATGTTCTAGAGAAGGGGAAACCTCACGAAAGAAGCCAGATTATTACCAAATTGGCTGGGCATGTTGTACACATGAGCCAGCATAAATTTGCATCGAATGTAATTGAGAAGTGTTTGGAGCATGGTGATTCAACAGAAAGAGAACTCTTGATTGAGGAAATTGTTGGACAAACAGAGGGAAACGATAATTTATTG ACAATGATGAAGGACCAGTTTGCAAATTATGTGGTCCAGAAGATTCTTGAGACATGTACTGATAAGCAAAGAGAAATATTGCTTAATCGTATAAGAGTCCACCTTCATGCATTGAAGAAATACACATATGGGAAACATATTGTTGCTCGGGCTGAACAATTGTTTGTAG AAGCCCACACTTCAGAACCATGA